aatttgaacaagcacaactcacaggtcactcccccttgctctaTACTGCTTGCCCATACTTCgactacaaacttggtcctcaaaacattacgtattttgcaatacatgtaatgtaactatatgacgttgcactatttctataagtaataaatatcTAGTAAGATAATATAACAGTAAACTAATGTTACAGTATGCAATATCTATCGATATGTAAAgctaaataaggtttgctagtacattatttcagcaacatgacaagccagggaattagtaggtttcaatagttgctttgcacagcgcgtgacattttatctgtatgttatgcggctagagttttgacacCGAGTCAATGGGCTCCGACGAGGAATTCACACCCACAGCGACTTCGAGGAGTCAACGGGCGGGGAGAAGAGGAAGCATCAGGCAGGGGACGGGCAGGCCTGTTTTGAAATGACCTTAGTTgcgtagttcttaaaaaatgaaacaaatcaagcagggatacttacttgtcaagcagaaatgtggctgactctgcatcggtttttaatcctttcaggacacgtagctccctccacctcggaaaagccgctccgatatttaccctcattttatttcgggctctatctaattctttctttttggctttttttatcatcgtcatctgtctttttccgtttacccgtcattattttatgagcaggtgccactcgaggaattggcagtttggattgtttttcccccataagcaaagctgcggcacaccggtaatcttgaatgtGACGCCTGTACGCGCTCTGCATGAGAGGAGCGTGATCAGCgtgcacgcgagcttgattgacactgctaagacactcctcctggctctgattggttgtttcttactgGGAgctgtgtatttctgcaaatggcaataggaccactgggaggagccagagaagcttgattttttcacagattatctgtctcatattctactgtcaggacataatgacaggtttaacaaatatgtaaaaaatacatttttacaaaagttacctactgcagctttaagtgaACCAAGAGATGAACCAAGTGAAAAGGGACCAAGCTCTCTTTTCGTTCAACATTTGATCCCATTCACTTACATTGTGCCTCAATAACCAAGAAATTTGTTTGTAAagattattgtaattattaaatagtatttaataaaacaacattgCTATAAATGCTCTTGAATGAGATAAAGTTATTTATCtatttgcacaaaaatataaattttgttGCAATATTACATCATATCACACATCCGTCTttgtaaataacatttattttgaattgttttccttaaatcatgtttttttttttttttttgcaaaaggCAATGATAAAATCAGGACAAATACAATAACAGAAAGatgcaaatgaaataaactgttttaaattttcCATGTACAGCAGTTATACCTAAaagcagcattcaagtaagaaattgaataatcaaatgaaaaaaaaaaacatttgcaaattcTTCACTGTATGAATAAAACATACTGATTCTTCTGATTGTTTTATTAGTCTGTCACTTTAAGGAACTACAGTAATGCAttgatccaatatactgataaaCATACAAGATTTCTTTCCCAGATATATTCACTTAAGACAAAACCTATTTATGTGAACCTAGAGTGTTTTAAACGCATTAAGACGCTACAGATAATTCAGTTTAGGACATGCGCAGTGACAGCTGGTTTTCTGGATGCACTAGGTGTGTGCGCTCATAAAACCATATatcaaaaaattaatttaactgGCATGCATGCAGGCGTGTCTCTCTTACACaattaaaaacacaataaacaagTGTACGTAGTGAACAAATCATTTGTAGAGATCTAAGTGCAGTGTGAACTCGACATTACTTGACACAGGTAAATtgcaattgatttttttttattgaggaATCATGACAGCCCTACTTTTGAGTTACATGATATTGATGGGTCCTGTCTGTCTCTGTGTTGAAACTTTATACAAAGTTACATGTATATACAGCTCAGACTTTTATACAGTAATCTATTTCAAATTTCAAACACACATTAGTCCTCATTAATACAGGTTCATATGTTAATGATTCTTCATGATTTTCATCTTAAATCATACACTGAAGGTTCAGAATTATTGTAATCACATTCTTCAAAGCTCCTGTTATTTTAAGGGAAACAGTAGATAACCACTGAAAGTGCTGCGGTTATACTGGCTATCATATATCCTTGCGTTAGGCCAAAGTCTCACAGAGACAACATCTCCAACCTTCAGGATCAACACAACTCCATTCGAGGAGTTTAACGTATTCTGAGGCTGATAAGCATATGCCAAAACCACACGCTCTTCGTTCTTATAAATGGATACACCTGCTGCAGTTCCACCATGACCATATGCAGAGATTCTGAACATGtacgctcctttcagtggggcTGTGAAAATACCTAAATCAAATAACAAGACATAAAGAATCAGCTGTTTCTTGTATGGTTGCTCAATTACCAAACACATTGTGTAACAGTTTTGAAAGATGGCAGATGATTTCAGGctacatttacacaacaacaatgtCCGAAATACAgacaatttttttctttgcgTTTTTTGCGTAACGACAacgacattttaaaaatgatccCTGTTCACACAAATCCGTGGAAACAATTCAaaacactgtattctgctgccggGCCAGTAGTGGGAGATGTCACTTTGAAAGAAACACTACAAGCCTAGAGATTGATCACATATACGCATGacatcacagttttcacaaattcacatttttgtagtttacacagagacaattgttttcaatattgttTCCAAAATCTTGCACTTTGAAAGTGTTTGTAAATTTttcaaaagcacaaaaatactcaaataaaaaaagtttaccgtttttagttgaaactgttgtcatgtaaacggctCCTAATTCTCTTATACACATTACACAACTGCAGAGAGGTCTGAGTTTTATGACTCcatttcattgataattacCTGTAATTGGGTTGTAGGCGTTCCCTATGTTTGTGAAGACGTTCTTGTAGGTTAGTGTGATTTCAGTGGTAAAAGGACCAATATATCCATCACCAGATTCCCACAGTGCAGCTGAAAAAgctatttctctgtctgttattgaaaaacataacgttagcctcatagcataattgcctaagtatcatttgaaaatgaatgacttaggcaattatgctatgaggctaacgataagcaatattgtgatatattactgtattacactGAGAATGAATACACTGAATTTAACATCATTCAAGCACACTTTCACCTCTATTTTCCTTTCTCAACTCCACTTGACTCAGAGTAATATTTGAAATTTCTGTGAAAGaataaaaattctgttaaatgacatttacactgattattgtaatagataacacaatttacacagtaaacACTCAACTTTACACTAACATTTACACTATACAATGTATTGCATTGGTGTTTTACTTTGAGGATCATTGATAAAAGAATGAATGTTATGGTGAAGTAccttcatttttcttgttcatCTCATCCCTCAGTTGCGTCTCTAAAGCTCTgatgtttcctttctgctctgtaacggtggcggtcagttctctgatgtttcctttctgctctgtaacggtggcggtcagttctctgatgttttctttctgctctgtaacggtggtggtcagttctctgatgttttctttctgctctgtaacggtggcggtcagttctctgttcttttctttctgctctgtaacggtggcggtcagttctctcagTGCTGCATGGATGTCAGGGATGCCCAGATCACAGTATTGTTGTCTGTCAGTTGAAGCTTCAGCTCTCAAAGTGTCTGTTTGAGGTGGATTCTGTCTTCCGTCCTCAGAGCTgatctgttgactgatctcattctcattgagtcctccatctacctgctgctggacgacaaacacaaaggtttccaacagcagcagtatacaTACTAAAGCCTTCATTCTTCACTGATGTTTGTTTCCAGCTCTTGCTCTGTCATCCTCACAACCTCTCATGTTCCTTTTATAGTGTCCTGATTCACTGTCTTTTGTATTTGATTTATATTGCTTCAGATAAACAAGAAGTAGTTCAAGTTAACTGTTAATCATTAGTGGAATGTTCCAGGTTCAGTAAATGTTTAACTCTATTCACAATATTTGTGGTACAATGCTGATCTCAACAGAAAATAACTGACtcaaagttattattattagtaaaaaaaaaaaaaatatatatatatatatatatatatatatatatatatatagatcagTGGTCAGCATGCTTATTGGACAAGGAGGGATGATCACAGGTATattagatcagtggttcccaaacctgtcctggaggacccccagccctgcgcattttgtatgtctccccgtttctgacacacccatttcaggtcttgctgtctctactaatgagcacatgagttgaatcaggtgtgataaatgagggaaacatacaaaatgtgcagggctgggggtaCCTCCCAGACAGGTTTGGTAACCACTGTATTAGATAGACTGTCGGATCAGGTTAAAATCTCACAATTTAATAGTATTTATGGCACCTAACTTAATAAAAGTGTCACGGTGCTCTGAGACTTGAAAGTAAGATCCAATTTCAGCTTTTATTTAGGGATAACCAAAGAGTAGTATGCCAGGCAAAGGGACTCCCAAAATCAATGAAAAACAGTCCAcaagaaacaagaaaacaaaccaGAGAAAGTGCTCAGATGCACAGGTTACATTACACAAAAGCAATCGATAAAAACCCCCgaaacaaaccaggtataaataggCAAAAACTAATGACATAAATCAAAACAGCTGTGTGCAATGAACAGAGATGATGAGTCCAGGACAAAGGGATCATGGGTGGCTAACCAGGGAactccaactggtgatcatgacaaaaACAGGCTGTGTGACTATGAGGAATGATCACCTCAAAAATGTACATCCAGATGCAAGTTTGAgtgactttatttaatttaaatacattagCTATTGTTACATATCAGTAATTATCTAGACCTCTGATATTTCTGACCTCATATAAATGTTGCCAGGTTTACCAGctatatgacaaaaaaaaaaaaaaaactttgcaggtaaAGTGACATTTACACACAATTTTTAAGTCTTGAAGTCATTGAAAAGTGAATGTGTGTATTTTAATCTTGGCCCATTTACATCGATTGTAAGTgcctgacatttttttttaaaaggggacctattatgcaaaattcacttttgcctggtgtttggacataaatgtgttgGCAGTGtatgtacacaaccaccctatagttataaaaatccacccactcctttttttttattccccataaatcataagcagtgtctcagaacaagccgtttccagatccctggcagtgtgacgtcacaaaagccacaggcTCCGCCCACAGTGTTGACTGACACTGAAGTTTGAACATAGACCCGCCCTGAGCACGTTCACAGcgagtccgccattgctgcactgacgagaataACTCCCgagcgttttaggtgttctgtagccggatggattaatccacataacTCTTCATTTACTATACctaaatctgagctgctgaaaatggggtggattaacttggttttccaggaaaatgctccctcagttCTGTCGAAATTCGTCTGCGCGAATTATTTCACAATGGATTGCTTAGTGAACaaatatcaatacaaaacagagactgctaaaatgtgctactcaaggatatacaagtgaaaactgttcgtgatccagtTTAAAGTCTCCAGAATGATACTGGATAAgacagtaatgaaggtgagagcactttattacagttcatctgagtttatttacgggtataaagtttattaagcaccacccgaaaggCATAaggtatatatttgtttacagttagttgtaacgagtgtttctgtgtacttcaCTATATATGTTGGTGATGATAATACAAGGGAAAGAGAgggagtttatggataatattttaatgcacacttgcagtgttttattaagctcttacagttattttctagagtgaaaacagacgctTCATTTTTtctgtgaagtacaataaatgtcataaaactcatctgtatagttttggccatcattcggatGGTACAACAGgcctgtactaatatagtggattaaaaacaaaaaggcaatataagttataaccgtaattgaactaaactatacctgttctatctccatgcagcatatattagcagtttctgacattattgtGTGTCATGACTGAATcccagtgttgccagattggaaaTGTCCAATTATCATACCAGAAGCTCAAAATTATCGtatttggaacaaaattatCGTACACGCCTTTTTTATaggtaaatgaactaaattaataactattgtttTTTACAACGGaaagaatcaatactgaactaacTTAAGCTGTCACACTATTTTAGCAGCTGTACAGCCATTGTTCCCTCTATCTCTGTAAAGCTatactttgacacaatctgcatagTAAAAAGAgctgtataaataaaggtgacatgaCAAATCAAACGTACAGAATACAGCTATTTATCTATAGACCAACAACTTTTTGACATGAACTGCAAATTAccacaatacataaataattattaggcgTACCTTAGTGAGAAACAACTGACCTAAGCGCCGCGGCAAGAAGGTTAACTTGAGCTCGTGAGAGAGAGTCATTCTCCATGATGATTGGCCGAGAAGACGTAACATGAGATGGAAGACGTGCCTAACAAAGTTCACATTCTCCTTACAATCACAACGTAGTGGATCCACACAGCTAGATCAATGAACCGATTATAACGACCATCATAATTTCACAAAATACTGAAATGATCGTacattatgggatttttttcattattgatcgTCCATCATACAGAGGTCAAAATTATCGTACAAATACGATAATTATCGTACAAATACGATAATTATCGTACGTCTGGCAACACTGCTGAATCCTGACAGGGAAGAATGAGCTtgtgaagctccgccctcttaggccgatgttacggtacacaggaggcagacacagatgtaaacaggtaactgttgtttattgacaccagtagaGCAAGGAGCAGTGAACAGGTAAGCAGAGATGAGTCAATGGATATTTAGATGATAATAATGGAGATAGTTACAGTCCTTTTCCTTTCAGATACGGAGATCTGTGAacacgctggagcttggagatcgctggagatggctggagctgactggagcactcacacacagaagacaaggcacacagagggaaggagacatgctggagacaggtaagtatggagcgaggagtccttgaggtaagcattaacgtgagtatatgcgaacgagaccggacatggagtgctgtgtgtgtgctctttatggtgctgctgatgagtgcgatgatgaggtgcaggtggcggtgatcagtactctggggatggtgtgcgctgtgattggttgaggttggaacctgacgtgtctgtgacagtaccccccccctccacggcccgctcctgagggccgaggaccccgacgccgtggtggtcgtcctcttccccgTGGTGCCGGTCTATCAGGGTGACTGTCGTGGAAAGTTTGAAGTAAGTTGGGATCAAGGATGTCGTTTCTTGGAACCCaggagcgttcctcggggccgtaTCCTTCCCAGTCGACCAAGTACTCCAGTTGACCACCACgacgccgggagtccaagatctcaTGAACCTCATATGCCGCACCGTcttccaggatgagtggaagggggggttcggcggGAGTCACGTCAGGTCCTGTGGAGAGAGCAGAAGGGTGGTAAGGTTTGAGGAGTGACACGTGGAAAGTGGAGTGAATGCGGTACCCTTGTGGCAGCTGAAGTTGGTAAGTGACCAGGTTGACCTGCTTGATGATGggaaatgggccaatgaacctgggactcagctttttgcagggcagacgcagtctgatgtcccaAGTCGACAGCCATACCTTCTGTCCGGGCTGGAAGACGGGGTGTTGGAACGCCGAAGGTCCGCTGTCattctgcgtctgcgcagggctcgttgcagctggtggtgagctgagtcccaaaccctctcgctctctcggaaccagtaatccactgccggaacgttagatggttccccggtccaggggaacagtgggggttggtagccgagtacgcactggaatggTGTGAGTCCTCTAGTTGACTGCCGgagagagttctgggcgtactcggcccaacccaggaactggttccaagagtcctggtggtcatgacagaaggtacggaggaagcggccgatctcctggaccTTCCTTTTCGTCTGCCCATTCGACTGCGGATGGTATCCCGAAGTTAGGctgacggccacacctaggagtgaGTGGAATGCCTTCCATACCCTGGAGAtgaactggggtcctctgtctgATACAATGTCCTCTGGTATTCTGAAATACCGGAACACGTGGTTGAAGAGCATTTCAGCGGTTTCCATAGCAGTGGGTAATCCTCGTAGTGGAATGAGACGACAAGATTTGTAGAAACGGTCTATGATGACTAGGATGCAGGTATTTCCATCAGAAACGGGGAGGTCTGTTATGAAATCCAcccctaggtgtgaccatggtcggtggggaacgggcagaggaaggagtttcccagctggcagatgacgaggactttggagatggcgcactcccaacagccctgcacgtaccttctgacatcggctgccatccctggccaccagaagcgttctttcagcaacgagagggtttcattgaccccccgggtgaccagtgcctagTGACGTGTGAGCTGAGTGGATGGTTGGAGTGCATCGTGTCCAGGTGATGTAGAGCAAGCCAGGTGGGCAGCCCGGCGGAGGGTTcatggaggcattggaggagggaatggtctcCTCTGACCAAGTGATGGGGCTTACAATGAGTGAGCTCGGGATGATTGGCTCGGGCTCTTCCGTCTTTTCTTCgggagcatggagacgggagaGAGCGCTGGCTTTGGTGTTCTTCGAGCCTGGTCGGTAGGAGATGGTGTAGTTGAATcgggagaagaacatggcccagcgggCTTGTCTTGGGTTTAACCTTTTGGCAGAACGAAGATACTCCAGGTTTTTGTGATCTGTTAGGACCAGGAACgcatgtttggctccctccaaccaatgcctccactcttccaaccGCTCCCCACTCCGGTGGTAGAGGCGTCCACCTCTACGATGAAGGGCTGCTCTGGATCGGGGTGAACGAgtaagggagcggtggtgaaggcttccttgaggcgattgaaggcgttggtggctgctgggatccaggacagagacttgggcttattCCTGAGAAGACTGGTGAGTGGATGGGTGATGGAGCTGTAATCTTTGATAAACCGATGGTAGAAGTTTGAGAATCCAAGGAAGCGTTGCAACTCTTTAATGGTAgtgggttctggccagttggtgatggattccaccttcctctcgtccatccggatgccactgtggtcgatgATGTATCCGAGGAATGATACTGTGGGTTGATGGAATGAACACTTTTCTGCTTTGAGGAATAGATGGAACTGACGAAGGCGTGTGAGGACCTACGCAACGTGTCGGCGATTttcggcctggctccgggagtagatgagtatGTCGTCGATGTATACTAGGACGAAGcgatggagaaactcccggagcacctcgtggatgaagtcctggaatacggagggggcgttgaccaggccatacggcatcacaAGGTACTCATAGTGACCAGTAGAAGtaatgaaggcggtcttccactcgtccccctcacgtatccggatgaggttgtacgcgctgcggaggtccagcttcgtgaacacagtggcaccacggagatgttccagggccgctgggacgagaggaaggggatacctGAACTTAACGGTGATCTTATTGAGTGAGCGATAGTCAATacatggccgcaagcctccgtcctttttagccacaaagaagaaactggaagcagcaggggaagtagacggccgGATGTATCCTTGTGCGAGGGCctccttgatgtaatcctccatggccttctcctccgggatggatagTGGGTAGATCTTACCCTtcggcactggttcacccggaagcaggtcgatggcacagtcccatggctggtgtggaggcagcttggaagccctctgtgggcagaagacatcgctgaaggggCGTAACACTTAGGGATGTCGATGGAGCGTTGTTCAACTGGACTCTCGATGGATGTTGCACAAAGGGAGAGATCAGAAGATGGAGAAGATGGCACAGGAAGTTCAGTCAGACAGTGAGAGAAACaggtgtcgccccacttcaggatttcgcccgtcttccaggagatggttgggttgtgctgctccaaccaggggcaccccagaaccacgtcagcagtggagtcctccagaaccagcagatgtaatTCCTATTGATGTAACAAACCGACTTGAAGCTTGAGAGGTCCTGCCACTGCACGGACGTGCTTACGGCTGAGAGGCTTGCCGGTTATTGAGTTGATCTGGTAGACCGTcggagacggagaggtcttgAGATGTAGCTGCGggcagagggcgccggagacgAAGTTGACGAAGTCGAGGAGCGCGACCACTGTAAGGGAAACATCAGCGGCAGTAAGACTGAcgacagtggtgagtggtttcattttctgaatagAAGGGatgatggcactcaccatgggtcAAGGAGGTCGTGTGGGGCACGCCGCAATCGCATGCCCAGGAGCACCACAATATAAGCATaggttcagggtcagccgacgATGGCGCTCAGCAGGAGATAAACGTGAGTTTTCAACATCCATGGgttcgttggctggttctggggagctgacgggttcggaccggcAGAGGAGCATGTTGGGAAGtgactggtcctggtgctcttggagGCACGCCTGTATACGAGTGGCACAGCGGATTGATAGCTGGATGAACTTCTCGAGGCcgatggagtcctcgtatgcagcgagatgcagccgtacCTGAGGTTCCAATCCTTGACAATATGTGGTAATCAGagcttgttcgttccatccgCTAACTGCAGCAAGCGTCCTGAATTGCAAACCATAGTCGTAAATAGACATTGatccttgttttaaattgtagagtttctcaccagcagaCAAATCTGTAATCGGTTTCCCAAACAcctcccggaagtgggaaataaatGCTGGATAGGATTGCATCACTGCACCACGTTGTGACCAAATGGAATCGGCCCACTTCAATGCTTTGCCACTTAACTGCGAGATGAGAAAGGCTATCTTTGATGTATCGctcgggtacaggtgcggctgcatctccaggaccagttcgcattgCAGCAGaaatccgctgcaatcctccgccgatcctgagtagggcgccggtttggccatgggactggcgtacggcGGCGGTGAAGGAGATCCAGTGGTGCTGGCTGCGGTGTTCGCTGGTGCAGGTGAGGGAGAAGTGACTGGAGATGGTGGCGGTGGATTGGCGGTGAGGGTTCGCCGAAGCGCATCCACCAGGGCCTGAAACGGATCCGGttggctcatactgggtctgcggtgttggtccagtcttctgttacggtacacaggaggcagacacagatgtaaacaggtaactgttgtttattgacaccagtagaGCAAGGAGCAGTGAACAGGTAAGCAGAGATGAGTCAATGGATATTTAGATGATAATAATGGAGATAGTTACAGTCCTTTTCCTTTCAGATACGGAGATCTGTGAacacgctggagcttggagatcgctggagatggctggagctgactggagcactcacacacagaagacaaggcacacagagggaaggagacacgctggagacaggtaagtatggagcgaggagtccttgaggtaagcattaacgtgagtatatgcgaacgagaccggacatggagtgctgtgtgtgtgctctttatggtgctgctgatgagtgatgatgaggtgcaggtagcggtgatcagtactctggggatggtgtgcgctgtgattggttgaggttggaacctgacgtgtctgtgacagccgagagcagcagctcatttgcatttaaagggcaaaCACTAAAACGGttcgtttttgctcaaccactaaaagtagcaattttaacatgatatataaaattgtctgtggggtattttgagctaaaaattcacatacacactctgggaacatcagagacttattttacatcttgttaaatagggcataataggtcacctttaacTAAAGAAcgagttaacatttatttctgtgGTTATTGACTTATGTAATTGTATATGTTCTCTAATTGACTGTGATCCATTTTCATGAAGTGGGTGGAGTAACATACACAGGTGTGCAATCATTAATAAAATGGcccctgcttttttttttttttaattttatcgGAAAGGTGTTTTGTCCACACGGATCCGGCGTTTTTCGAAATTTGAAACCGGTATTTTttaaaccgggtcccagagtggaaaaATGTGAAAACGCCGGCTTGGCGTTGtcgtgtggacggggcaatccgtatattttctgaaacgatgatgtcatcaccacacgtcgaccctagtcagacgcgctaacaccacaaaacagcaccaacaacagcaaTTGCGCTTGCGTTTGTGCTGCAGAAGCCTACTGAGACAAAATAAAGCTGAAGACCCCACAACAACATCCAAAGAACTGCAGGCCTCACTTGCCTCAGTTAAGGTCAGTGCTCATGACTCCACCATAAGAGACTGGGCAAAAAAAAGAGACTGACGAgacaaaaagttgaactttttggAAGATGTGTGTCCCATTATGTCTGAAATAAAagtaacag
Above is a genomic segment from Megalobrama amblycephala isolate DHTTF-2021 linkage group LG14, ASM1881202v1, whole genome shotgun sequence containing:
- the LOC125245016 gene encoding uncharacterized protein LOC125245016 isoform X4 — encoded protein: MKALVCILLLLETFVFVVQQQVDGGLNENEISQQISSEDGRQNPPQTDTLRAEASTDRQQYCDLGIPDIHAALRELTATVTEQKEKNRELTATVTEQKENIRALETQLRDEMNKKNEEISNITLSQVELRKENRDREIAFSAALWESGDGYIGPFTTEITLTYKNVFTNIGNAYNPITGIFTAPLKGAYMFRISAYGHGGTAAGVSIYKNEERVVLAYAYQPQNTLNSSNGVVLILKVGDVVSVRLWPNARIYDSQYNRSTFSGYLLFPLK
- the LOC125245016 gene encoding uncharacterized protein LOC125245016 isoform X5; amino-acid sequence: MKALVCILLLLETFVFVVQQQVDGGLNEKEISQQISSEDGRQNPPQTDTLRAEASTDRQQYCHRCFPDIHAALRKLAATIIEQKENIRELTTTVTEQKENIRELRNDMNKIDEEISNLTLSQVELRKENRDREIAFSAALWESGDGYIGPFTTEITLTYKNVFTNIGNAYNPITGIFTAPLKGAYMFRISAYGHGGTAAGVSIYKNEERVVLAYAYQPQNTLNSSNGVVLILKVGDVVSVRLWPNARIYDSQYNRSTFSGYLLFPLK